The following coding sequences lie in one Klebsiella huaxiensis genomic window:
- a CDS encoding GNAT family N-acetyltransferase: protein MSLLNQFNQPVGTALPDWQPRPHPEKQNLQGRFCHLEPLSTQHASALFAAHQLAPDTRSWTWLLREPDNSIEEYRTWIDSVAGLADPIHFAVIDGRTGLPVGSLALMRIDAKNGVVEVGHVHFSPLLSRTAMATEAQWLLMRYVFDILGYRRYEWKCNSLNEPSRRAALRLGFQYEGRFRQALVIKGHNRDTDWFSIIDDEWPQIDNAMQQWLAADNFNDGQQLRTLESFRKRVS from the coding sequence ATGAGCCTCCTTAACCAGTTTAATCAACCTGTTGGTACTGCCCTGCCCGATTGGCAACCTCGGCCCCACCCCGAAAAACAAAATCTGCAAGGGCGTTTTTGCCACCTTGAGCCTTTAAGTACACAACACGCCAGCGCACTATTCGCCGCCCACCAGCTAGCCCCAGATACACGCAGTTGGACATGGTTGCTGCGCGAACCAGATAACAGCATTGAGGAGTACCGCACGTGGATTGATAGCGTTGCCGGACTGGCCGACCCCATTCACTTTGCGGTGATTGACGGGCGGACAGGTCTCCCCGTCGGGTCACTGGCGCTGATGAGAATTGATGCAAAAAACGGCGTTGTTGAAGTCGGTCATGTCCACTTCTCACCGTTACTAAGCCGGACGGCGATGGCAACCGAAGCGCAGTGGCTGCTGATGCGTTACGTTTTTGATATTCTCGGCTACCGCCGCTATGAATGGAAATGTAACAGCCTGAACGAACCCTCACGCCGGGCAGCGCTACGTCTGGGGTTTCAGTATGAGGGGCGTTTTCGTCAGGCTCTGGTGATAAAAGGCCACAACCGCGATACCGACTGGTTTTCCATTATCGATGACGAATGGCCTCAGATTGATAACGCTATGCAGCAGTGGCTGGCCGCCGACAACTTCAACGACGGCCAACAGTTGCGCACGCTGGAGAGCTTCCGCAAACGGGTAAGTTAA
- the ykgO gene encoding type B 50S ribosomal protein L36 has product MQVLNSLRSAKQRHPDCQIVKRKGRLYVICKSNPRFKAVQGRKKRR; this is encoded by the coding sequence ATGCAGGTACTCAACTCGTTACGTAGCGCCAAACAGCGCCACCCGGATTGTCAGATAGTTAAGCGCAAAGGGCGGCTGTACGTGATCTGCAAAAGCAATCCCCGCTTTAAAGCCGTGCAGGGACGTAAGAAAAGACGTTAA
- a CDS encoding type B 50S ribosomal protein L31 has protein sequence MKPNIHPHYRTVVFHDTSANEFFKVGSTIRTEREIELEGETYPYVTLDVSSKSHPYYTGKQKAFNNEGSTARFRQRFGGFIDAKRSK, from the coding sequence ATGAAACCCAACATTCATCCGCACTATCGTACCGTGGTCTTTCACGACACCAGTGCCAACGAATTCTTTAAAGTCGGTTCAACCATCAGGACCGAGCGTGAGATTGAGCTCGAAGGTGAGACGTATCCGTACGTGACGCTTGATGTGTCATCCAAATCGCATCCGTATTACACCGGTAAACAGAAGGCTTTCAATAATGAAGGCAGCACCGCACGCTTCCGCCAGCGCTTCGGTGGTTTTATCGATGCGAAAAGGAGCAAATAA
- a CDS encoding LacI family DNA-binding transcriptional regulator, translating to MKSKSATLEDVARHAGVSYQTVSRVLNKSANVSKATRSKVEKSIEELRYVPNRLAQQLVGKQSHTVGLVTISLALHAPSQVAAAVKRYANVEGYQVLISMIDESVNQSIQESINELKSQLVDKVIINVPLETEQAQKIANDNDDIVCLFLDVDPYSSVFNVSFNPADGTRASVKYLYEMGHRDIALLAGPESSVSAKLRLKSWMETLEGYGLQPVTVVRGNWDAQSGYAGALQMLRETPNFTAVLVGNDQMALGVLSAFHQHQVPIPGEKSVIGYDDTYESSFFYPALTTVSLDLDLQGKEAVRRILDSGDNETLHTSSILPARLVIRHSTGPKTEPGKDLQSIAEQLRALAHQLNP from the coding sequence ATGAAGTCTAAAAGCGCGACCTTAGAAGACGTTGCTCGCCATGCGGGCGTCTCCTATCAGACCGTGTCCAGGGTACTCAACAAGTCTGCTAATGTATCCAAAGCCACGCGCAGCAAGGTGGAGAAATCCATTGAAGAGCTACGCTATGTCCCTAACCGTCTGGCGCAACAGCTGGTAGGTAAGCAAAGCCATACCGTGGGATTGGTCACCATTTCCCTCGCATTGCACGCACCTTCCCAGGTAGCCGCAGCGGTAAAACGCTACGCGAACGTTGAGGGCTATCAGGTGCTCATCTCAATGATTGATGAGAGCGTCAACCAAAGTATTCAAGAATCTATTAACGAGCTGAAGTCTCAGCTGGTGGATAAGGTTATTATTAACGTGCCTCTGGAGACCGAACAGGCCCAGAAAATAGCCAATGACAACGATGATATTGTCTGTCTTTTTTTAGATGTCGATCCCTACAGTTCTGTGTTTAACGTTTCGTTTAACCCGGCGGATGGCACCCGAGCGAGCGTCAAATATCTCTATGAAATGGGGCATCGGGACATCGCGCTGCTGGCCGGGCCGGAAAGCTCGGTATCGGCAAAGCTACGTTTGAAAAGCTGGATGGAAACACTTGAGGGCTATGGCCTGCAACCTGTTACAGTGGTTCGTGGCAACTGGGATGCTCAGAGTGGTTACGCCGGTGCGCTGCAAATGCTGCGCGAGACACCGAACTTCACCGCAGTGCTGGTGGGAAACGATCAGATGGCATTGGGTGTCCTGAGCGCTTTTCATCAGCATCAGGTGCCGATCCCGGGGGAGAAATCGGTGATTGGTTACGATGATACCTATGAAAGTTCATTCTTCTATCCGGCGCTGACGACTGTTTCGCTAGACCTCGATTTACAAGGTAAAGAGGCTGTGCGCCGCATCCTTGATAGCGGTGATAACGAAACGCTGCATACTTCCTCTATTCTCCCCGCACGACTGGTTATTCGCCATTCTACCGGGCCGAAAACGGAGCCCGGTAAAGATCTGCAGTCCATAGCCGAACAGCTGCGGGCGTTAGCGCATCAGCTGAATCCCTAA
- a CDS encoding maltoporin yields MNTTLRTLSVALAAALISPSVFAASATLPGIDFHGYMRAGVGVSGDGSQAEWQKNKIGRLGNESDTYGELELGSEVYKKNDVSFYLDSMVSMVSDGSNDNETTLDDDAQFGLRQLNLQIKGLVPGDPNAVIWGGKRYYQRHDLHIIDTKYWNISGSGAGIENYTLGPGAVSFAWIRGDANDVDYRVDGDSNVNINYLDLRYAGWKPWSGSWTEFGIDYAMPNTTKKQDTYGGLYDAENGVMLTGEISQDMLGGYNKMVLQYANKGLAQNMVSQGGGWYDMWNYVNDATGYRVINTGLIPITDKFSINHVLTWGSADNITEYTDKTRMLSLVARGQYQFTEYVRLIGEVGGFYQKDSYKNNTEYKQAGEKYTIALGLADGPDFMSRPELRIFASYLNDSENGKPFEDQTANNTWNFGVQVEAWW; encoded by the coding sequence ATGAACACTACGCTGCGCACACTCTCCGTTGCGTTGGCCGCTGCGCTGATTTCACCATCCGTGTTTGCTGCTTCCGCCACCCTTCCGGGTATCGATTTTCATGGTTATATGCGCGCCGGGGTTGGGGTCTCCGGTGACGGTAGCCAGGCCGAATGGCAAAAGAATAAAATTGGTCGTCTGGGTAACGAGTCCGATACCTACGGCGAGCTGGAGTTAGGTTCAGAGGTCTACAAAAAGAATGATGTTAGCTTCTATCTTGATAGCATGGTCAGTATGGTTTCTGACGGCTCCAATGATAACGAAACCACACTGGATGACGATGCGCAATTCGGCCTGCGCCAGCTAAACCTGCAGATCAAAGGCCTGGTCCCCGGCGATCCAAACGCGGTGATTTGGGGCGGTAAACGCTACTATCAACGCCACGATCTGCACATCATCGATACCAAATACTGGAACATTTCCGGATCCGGTGCGGGAATCGAAAACTATACGCTCGGCCCGGGCGCCGTCTCATTTGCCTGGATCCGCGGCGATGCTAACGACGTCGATTACCGCGTCGATGGTGATAGCAACGTCAATATTAACTACCTCGATCTGCGCTACGCAGGCTGGAAGCCATGGTCCGGATCGTGGACTGAATTTGGTATCGACTACGCGATGCCGAATACCACCAAAAAGCAGGACACTTACGGCGGGCTGTATGATGCTGAAAATGGCGTCATGCTAACCGGTGAGATTAGCCAGGATATGCTGGGTGGTTACAACAAAATGGTGCTGCAATACGCCAACAAAGGGCTGGCGCAGAATATGGTCTCCCAGGGCGGCGGTTGGTACGACATGTGGAACTACGTCAACGACGCTACCGGCTACCGCGTTATCAACACCGGTTTAATCCCGATTACCGACAAGTTCTCCATTAACCATGTCCTGACATGGGGCTCTGCAGACAACATAACTGAGTACACGGATAAAACGCGTATGCTGTCGCTGGTCGCTCGCGGGCAATATCAGTTTACCGAGTACGTGCGCCTGATTGGTGAGGTGGGCGGTTTCTATCAAAAAGACAGCTACAAGAACAACACCGAATACAAACAGGCCGGTGAAAAATACACTATTGCGCTGGGCCTGGCCGATGGCCCTGACTTTATGTCACGCCCGGAACTGCGTATCTTCGCTTCATATTTGAATGATTCTGAAAATGGCAAACCATTCGAAGATCAGACTGCCAATAATACGTGGAACTTTGGCGTACAGGTAGAAGCCTGGTGGTAA
- a CDS encoding glucose PTS transporter subunit EIIB, which translates to MVSLKSFLNYFSQPRPAVSLSQVEQQQIEHLIQAFGGEANIINVDACITRLRVTVNNLAVVDSQALQQQGALGVIILGQQVHAIFGKQSDALRQLLDEHFANRK; encoded by the coding sequence ATGGTGAGTTTAAAATCCTTTCTGAATTACTTCTCCCAGCCTCGTCCGGCGGTATCTTTGAGTCAGGTGGAACAACAGCAAATTGAGCATTTAATTCAGGCTTTCGGCGGCGAGGCCAATATTATTAATGTCGATGCTTGTATTACCCGCCTACGCGTCACGGTGAATAATCTGGCGGTTGTTGATTCTCAGGCATTACAGCAGCAGGGAGCGCTTGGGGTTATTATTCTTGGGCAGCAGGTGCATGCTATTTTTGGTAAACAGTCGGATGCATTGCGACAATTACTAGATGAACACTTTGCTAACCGTAAATAA
- a CDS encoding beta-galactosidase, with protein sequence MKKFAPLSPKVNALLHGADYNPEQWENYPDIIDKDIAMMQQAKCNVMSVGIFSWAKLEPQEGVFEFGWLDSILDKLYAAGIHVYLATPSGARPAWMSQKYPQVLRVGRDRVPALHGGRHNHCMSSPVYREKTLKINTLLAERYSQHPAVLGWHISNEYGGECHCSLCQERFRDWLKARYETLDNLNHAWWSAFWSHTYSDWSQIESPAPQGEVSIHGLNLDWHRFNTAQVTDFCHHEVAPLKAANAELPVTTNFMEYFYDYDYWQLAQALDFISWDSYPMWHRDKDETTLACYTAMYHDMMRSLKGGKPFVLMESTPSATNWQPTSKLKKPGMHILSSMQAVAHGADSVQYFQWRKSRGSVEKFHGAIIDHVGHLDTRVGREVTKLGDMLSKLPGVVGCRTDAKVAIIFDQQNRWALDDAQGPRNLGMEYENTVNEHYRPFWEQGIAVDIIDADVDLSAYQLVIAPMLYMVREGFAERAEDFVANGGHLVTTYWTGIVNESDLCHLGGFPGPLRKLLGIWAEEIDCLNDGERNLVQGLAGNEGGLQGPYQVRHLCELIHTETAQPLATYRDDFYAGRPAVTVNHFGKGKAWHVASRNDLAFQRDFFSTISKELALPRAVEADFPPGVVATARTDGETTYVFLQNYSAQQHSVTLPQGYQDSLTGTVLNAPLALNAWDCRILSRHA encoded by the coding sequence ATGAAAAAATTTGCGCCTTTGAGTCCTAAGGTTAATGCGCTATTGCATGGCGCTGACTATAACCCAGAGCAGTGGGAGAATTATCCCGATATTATCGACAAAGATATTGCCATGATGCAGCAGGCAAAATGTAATGTGATGTCGGTGGGGATATTTAGCTGGGCGAAGCTTGAACCTCAGGAAGGCGTATTTGAGTTTGGCTGGCTGGACAGTATTCTCGATAAACTGTATGCCGCCGGAATTCATGTCTATCTCGCCACCCCAAGCGGCGCGCGTCCGGCGTGGATGTCGCAGAAGTATCCTCAGGTGCTACGCGTTGGTCGCGATCGGGTGCCTGCGCTGCACGGTGGACGCCATAACCACTGTATGTCGTCACCGGTTTATCGTGAGAAAACCTTGAAAATCAATACGCTGCTGGCGGAGCGTTATTCGCAGCACCCGGCGGTGCTGGGCTGGCATATCTCCAACGAATACGGCGGTGAGTGCCACTGTAGCCTGTGCCAGGAGCGTTTCCGAGACTGGCTGAAGGCGCGTTATGAAACGCTGGATAACCTCAATCATGCCTGGTGGAGCGCCTTCTGGAGCCACACCTATAGCGACTGGTCGCAGATTGAATCTCCGGCGCCGCAAGGAGAAGTCTCAATTCATGGTCTGAACCTTGACTGGCATCGTTTCAACACCGCGCAGGTGACTGACTTCTGCCACCATGAAGTTGCCCCTCTGAAAGCAGCGAATGCTGAACTGCCGGTGACAACCAACTTCATGGAGTATTTTTACGATTACGACTACTGGCAGTTGGCGCAGGCGCTGGACTTCATCTCGTGGGATAGCTATCCCATGTGGCACCGTGACAAAGATGAAACCACCCTGGCCTGCTATACCGCCATGTATCACGACATGATGCGCAGCCTGAAGGGCGGTAAACCGTTTGTCTTGATGGAGTCCACGCCGAGCGCAACCAACTGGCAGCCGACCAGCAAGCTGAAAAAGCCGGGAATGCATATTCTTTCTTCTATGCAGGCCGTCGCACACGGTGCTGATTCGGTACAGTACTTCCAGTGGCGTAAGAGCCGTGGCTCAGTAGAGAAGTTCCACGGGGCTATTATCGATCACGTAGGCCACCTGGATACTCGAGTAGGCCGTGAAGTGACTAAGCTCGGCGATATGTTAAGCAAGTTACCGGGCGTGGTGGGTTGCCGGACGGATGCGAAAGTGGCGATTATCTTCGACCAGCAAAACCGCTGGGCGCTGGATGATGCTCAGGGACCGCGTAATCTCGGGATGGAGTATGAAAATACCGTCAACGAACACTATCGCCCATTCTGGGAGCAGGGGATCGCCGTCGATATTATCGATGCGGATGTTGACCTGAGCGCCTATCAGCTGGTTATTGCACCTATGTTGTACATGGTACGCGAGGGATTTGCTGAGCGCGCCGAAGATTTCGTCGCCAACGGTGGTCACTTAGTTACAACATACTGGACAGGTATCGTTAACGAGTCCGATCTCTGCCACTTAGGTGGTTTCCCTGGTCCTCTGCGTAAACTGCTGGGCATTTGGGCGGAAGAGATCGACTGCCTGAACGATGGCGAACGCAATCTGGTGCAGGGGCTGGCAGGGAATGAAGGCGGGTTGCAGGGACCTTACCAGGTTCGTCATCTGTGTGAACTGATTCATACTGAAACGGCGCAGCCGTTGGCGACATACCGCGATGATTTTTATGCCGGAAGACCGGCAGTCACCGTCAACCACTTTGGTAAAGGCAAGGCCTGGCACGTTGCTTCACGCAACGATCTGGCTTTTCAGCGAGATTTCTTCAGCACCATAAGTAAAGAATTGGCTCTGCCGCGTGCGGTTGAGGCTGATTTCCCTCCGGGCGTGGTAGCGACAGCACGCACGGATGGTGAAACCACATATGTATTCCTGCAAAACTACAGCGCGCAACAGCATAGCGTAACCCTGCCACAAGGCTATCAGGACAGCCTCACCGGCACGGTTCTGAATGCGCCGTTGGCCTTAAATGCATGGGACTGCCGTATTCTTAGTCGTCACGCGTAA
- a CDS encoding glycoside hydrolase family 53 protein: protein MKRLTPAWLAVSLACCFSASTLAADALQTKAFNNMPADFIKGADISTLLDAEKHGAKFFNHNNQQQDPIAILKADGVNYVRLRLWVDPKDAQGQGYGGGDNDLAATLALAKRAKAQGMKLLLDFHYSDFWTDPGKQFKPKAWEKMDYPQLKTTIHDYTRDTIARFKQEGVLPDMVQIGNEINGGMLWPEGKSWGQGGGEFDRLAGLLNAAIDGLKENLTGGEQVKIMLHLAEGTKNDTFRWWFDEISKRNVPYDIIGLSMYTYWNGPISALKANMDDISKRYNKDVIVVEAAYAYTLDNCDNAENSFQAKEEKDGGYPATVQGQYNYIHDLMQAVADVPEHRGKGIFYWEPTWIAVPGNTWATPAGMKYIHDEWKEGNARENQALFDCQGKALPSMKVFN, encoded by the coding sequence ATGAAAAGATTAACACCCGCGTGGCTTGCTGTTTCTCTGGCATGCTGTTTTTCAGCCAGTACGCTGGCGGCAGATGCGCTGCAAACAAAAGCTTTTAACAATATGCCCGCTGATTTTATTAAAGGGGCGGATATTTCCACGTTGCTGGATGCTGAAAAGCACGGCGCAAAGTTTTTTAACCACAACAACCAGCAGCAGGATCCTATCGCGATTCTGAAGGCCGACGGCGTGAACTATGTTCGCCTGCGCCTGTGGGTTGATCCTAAAGATGCTCAGGGTCAGGGCTACGGTGGAGGTGATAACGATCTGGCGGCAACGCTGGCGCTGGCAAAGCGTGCAAAAGCACAGGGCATGAAGCTGCTACTGGATTTCCATTACAGTGACTTCTGGACCGATCCGGGTAAGCAGTTCAAGCCTAAAGCCTGGGAGAAAATGGACTACCCACAGCTGAAAACCACCATCCACGACTACACTCGCGACACGATTGCCCGCTTTAAACAGGAGGGCGTGCTGCCGGATATGGTGCAGATCGGCAACGAGATTAACGGCGGTATGCTGTGGCCGGAGGGCAAAAGCTGGGGGCAGGGCGGCGGCGAATTCGATCGCCTGGCGGGGCTGCTTAATGCTGCCATTGACGGCCTGAAGGAGAACCTCACCGGCGGCGAGCAAGTCAAAATCATGCTTCATCTGGCTGAAGGGACCAAAAATGACACCTTCCGCTGGTGGTTTGATGAAATCAGCAAGCGCAACGTGCCTTACGACATCATTGGCCTGTCGATGTATACCTATTGGAATGGACCGATTAGCGCGTTGAAAGCCAATATGGACGATATCAGCAAGCGCTATAACAAAGACGTGATTGTGGTTGAAGCCGCTTACGCTTATACCCTGGATAACTGCGATAATGCCGAAAATAGTTTTCAGGCAAAAGAGGAAAAGGATGGCGGTTATCCTGCTACCGTGCAGGGGCAATATAATTATATTCACGATTTAATGCAGGCCGTGGCTGACGTTCCGGAACATCGTGGTAAAGGTATCTTTTATTGGGAGCCGACATGGATTGCCGTACCGGGAAATACCTGGGCGACGCCTGCTGGAATGAAATATATCCACGATGAGTGGAAAGAAGGTAATGCCCGGGAAAATCAGGCCCTATTTGATTGTCAGGGGAAAGCATTGCCGTCAATGAAAGTATTTAATTAA
- a CDS encoding sugar ABC transporter permease, whose amino-acid sequence MAKSPSIKREKWIRLSLTWLVVILVSTIIIYPLVWTVGASLNAGNSLLSTSIIPENLSFQHYADLFNGNVNYLTWYWNSMKISFMTMVLTLISVSFTAYAFSRFRFKGRQNGLMLFLLLQMIPQFSALIAIFVLSQLLGLINSHLALVLIYVGGMIPMNTWLMKGYLDAIPKDLDESARMDGASSFRIFFEIIMPLSKPILAVVALFSFTGPLGDFILSSTILRTPDKYTLPIGLYNLVAQKMGASYTTYAAGAVLIAVPVAILYLALQKYFVSGLTSGSTKG is encoded by the coding sequence ATGGCTAAATCACCGAGTATTAAACGCGAAAAGTGGATTCGCCTGTCACTGACCTGGCTGGTGGTCATCCTGGTATCAACGATTATTATTTATCCGCTGGTCTGGACGGTAGGGGCGTCACTGAATGCCGGGAATAGTCTGCTGAGTACGTCGATTATTCCTGAGAACCTGTCATTTCAGCACTATGCAGACCTGTTTAATGGCAATGTGAACTACCTGACCTGGTACTGGAACTCGATGAAAATCAGTTTCATGACCATGGTGCTGACCCTCATCAGCGTGAGCTTTACTGCCTATGCGTTCTCCCGTTTTCGTTTTAAAGGACGGCAGAACGGGCTGATGCTGTTCCTGCTGCTGCAGATGATCCCGCAGTTCTCGGCGCTGATTGCGATCTTTGTTTTGTCGCAACTGCTGGGATTGATCAACAGCCATCTGGCGCTGGTGCTGATCTACGTTGGCGGTATGATCCCGATGAATACTTGGCTTATGAAGGGGTATCTGGATGCGATCCCTAAAGATCTGGATGAGTCCGCACGTATGGATGGTGCCAGCAGCTTCCGTATCTTTTTCGAAATCATCATGCCGCTGTCAAAACCGATTCTGGCGGTGGTTGCGCTATTTTCATTTACCGGCCCATTGGGGGATTTCATTCTCTCCAGCACCATCTTGCGCACCCCGGATAAGTACACGCTACCGATTGGCCTGTACAACCTGGTAGCGCAGAAAATGGGTGCCAGCTACACCACTTATGCAGCGGGTGCGGTACTGATTGCCGTCCCGGTAGCGATTCTTTACCTGGCGCTGCAAAAGTACTTTGTTTCCGGCCTCACCTCTGGCAGTACAAAAGGATAA
- a CDS encoding carbohydrate ABC transporter permease — MIINPSENIAEARGAGRHAWCGLLLAIVPGFGQFYHRQWLKGIVFLVLLSSFMSIFYDFLSEGLWGLYTLGEEVPRDNSIFLLAEGIISVLIIAFGLLVYFLSLRDAWVNGKKRDEGMALNSVRKQYQMLLSDGFPYLMITPGFILLVFVVIFPILFGFAIAFTNYNLYHTPPAKLVDWVGFKNFINIFTLSIWRSTFFDVLQWTVVWTLLATTLQCTVGVLLAILVNQKDLRFKPMIRTIFILPWAVPGFVTILVFAGMFNDSFGVINNAILSFFGISPKAWLTDPFWTKTALIMMQTWLGFPFVFAMTTGVLQAIPDDLYEAATMDGASAFTRLRTITLPLVLYSIAPIIITQYTFNFNNFNIIYLFNNGGPAVAGSNAGGTDILVSWIYKLTMSSSQYAIAATITILLSIFVVGLALWQFRATKSFKNDDMA; from the coding sequence GTGATTATCAATCCCAGCGAAAATATTGCCGAAGCGCGTGGCGCAGGACGCCATGCGTGGTGCGGCCTGTTGCTGGCTATCGTGCCGGGTTTTGGGCAGTTTTATCATCGCCAGTGGCTGAAGGGGATTGTTTTCCTGGTGCTGCTGAGCAGTTTTATGAGCATTTTTTATGACTTTCTCAGCGAAGGCCTGTGGGGGTTATATACCCTGGGCGAGGAAGTTCCGCGGGATAACTCGATCTTCCTGCTGGCGGAAGGGATTATCAGCGTGCTGATTATCGCTTTTGGCCTGCTGGTCTATTTCCTCTCGTTACGCGATGCCTGGGTTAACGGCAAAAAGCGCGATGAGGGCATGGCGCTGAATAGCGTACGTAAGCAGTATCAGATGCTGCTTAGCGATGGTTTTCCTTATTTGATGATCACCCCCGGCTTTATTCTGCTGGTGTTTGTCGTCATCTTCCCGATTTTGTTTGGTTTTGCCATTGCCTTTACCAACTACAACCTTTACCACACGCCACCGGCGAAGCTGGTGGATTGGGTCGGGTTCAAAAACTTCATCAACATCTTCACATTGTCCATCTGGCGCTCAACCTTCTTTGATGTGCTGCAGTGGACGGTGGTGTGGACTCTGCTGGCGACGACGTTGCAATGTACCGTCGGCGTGCTGCTGGCGATTCTGGTCAACCAGAAAGACCTGCGCTTTAAGCCGATGATTCGTACTATTTTTATTCTGCCGTGGGCGGTGCCTGGATTCGTGACGATTCTGGTTTTTGCCGGGATGTTTAACGATTCATTCGGGGTAATTAACAACGCTATTTTGTCCTTCTTCGGCATCAGCCCGAAGGCGTGGTTGACCGACCCGTTCTGGACTAAGACTGCATTGATCATGATGCAAACCTGGCTGGGCTTCCCGTTTGTTTTCGCCATGACTACCGGCGTACTGCAGGCGATTCCGGACGATCTTTATGAAGCGGCCACGATGGATGGGGCCAGCGCGTTTACCCGCCTGCGGACGATCACTCTGCCGCTGGTGTTGTACTCCATTGCGCCGATCATCATCACCCAGTACACCTTCAACTTTAACAACTTCAACATCATCTATCTGTTCAACAACGGTGGACCGGCGGTGGCGGGGTCTAATGCTGGCGGTACGGATATCCTGGTGTCGTGGATCTACAAATTGACGATGTCGTCTTCGCAATACGCCATCGCGGCCACCATTACGATCCTGCTGTCGATTTTTGTCGTTGGTCTGGCGTTGTGGCAGTTCCGCGCCACGAAATCCTTCAAAAATGACGATATGGCGTAA
- a CDS encoding extracellular solute-binding protein, translating to MKKNTLAALILTTLAAGQLVSLQAHAAGQLNVWEDIKKSDGIKAAVNDFEKQFDVKVNVQEMPYAQQLEKLRLDGPAGIGPDVLVIPNDQLGGAVVQGLLSPLTMEQAKQEAFTPASINAFHMDNVLYGVPKAVETLVLIYNKDLINKPLDSLQAWFDYSKKQREEGKYGLLAKFDQIYYSWGAIGPMGGYIFGKNDKGGFNPQDVGLNKPGAVEAVTFLKKFYTDKVFPAGILGDNGLNAIDSLFTEKKAAAVINGPWAFQPYEAAGINYGVAPLPMLPDGKPMSSFLGVKGYVVSTWSKDKALAQQFIEFINQPQYVKARYIATGEIPPLKSMIDDPVIKNDEKASAVAVQSARATAMPGIPEMGEVWGPANAALELSLTGKQEPKAALDNAEKQIKMQIEAMQASNQ from the coding sequence ATGAAAAAGAACACTCTTGCTGCACTGATCCTTACCACTCTGGCTGCCGGGCAGCTAGTGAGCCTGCAGGCGCACGCGGCCGGACAGCTCAACGTCTGGGAAGACATCAAAAAATCCGACGGCATTAAAGCTGCGGTAAATGATTTTGAAAAGCAGTTCGACGTTAAGGTTAACGTGCAGGAGATGCCGTACGCCCAGCAGCTGGAAAAGCTGCGACTTGATGGCCCGGCGGGCATCGGCCCGGATGTACTGGTTATCCCTAATGACCAGTTGGGTGGTGCGGTCGTCCAGGGGCTGCTGTCTCCTCTGACTATGGAGCAGGCGAAGCAGGAGGCTTTTACGCCTGCGTCAATCAACGCTTTCCATATGGATAACGTGCTTTATGGCGTGCCGAAAGCGGTGGAAACCCTGGTACTGATTTACAACAAAGACCTGATCAACAAGCCGCTGGATAGCCTGCAGGCGTGGTTCGACTATTCGAAAAAGCAGCGCGAAGAGGGCAAGTATGGTCTGTTGGCGAAGTTTGATCAGATCTATTACAGCTGGGGTGCTATTGGTCCGATGGGCGGCTATATCTTTGGCAAAAACGACAAAGGTGGTTTTAACCCGCAGGACGTTGGCCTGAACAAGCCCGGTGCTGTGGAAGCGGTTACCTTCCTGAAAAAATTCTACACCGATAAGGTCTTCCCGGCGGGGATCCTCGGGGACAACGGGCTGAACGCTATTGATTCCCTGTTCACAGAGAAAAAAGCGGCGGCGGTGATTAACGGTCCGTGGGCTTTCCAGCCGTATGAAGCGGCAGGCATTAATTATGGCGTTGCGCCCCTACCGATGCTGCCTGATGGCAAACCGATGAGTTCTTTCCTCGGCGTGAAGGGCTATGTGGTCTCGACATGGAGTAAAGATAAGGCGCTGGCACAGCAGTTCATCGAATTCATCAACCAGCCGCAGTACGTGAAAGCGCGCTATATCGCGACCGGTGAAATCCCGCCGCTGAAGTCAATGATTGACGATCCGGTGATTAAGAATGATGAAAAGGCCAGCGCGGTGGCGGTGCAGTCAGCGCGTGCGACGGCGATGCCGGGGATCCCGGAAATGGGCGAAGTCTGGGGCCCGGCTAATGCCGCGCTGGAGCTTAGCCTGACTGGCAAACAAGAGCCTAAAGCGGCGCTCGATAACGCAGAGAAGCAGATCAAAATGCAAATCGAAGCGATGCAGGCCAGCAATCAGTAA